The following coding sequences lie in one Bacteroidales bacterium genomic window:
- the hemW gene encoding radical SAM family heme chaperone HemW produces MAGIYLHIPFCRQKCHYCNFYSLATKKYRNEIVIAMKREIELNKDFFGGEPVQTIYFGGGTPSLLPVSELIELIEKVKTTFEVSDEAEITVEANPDDLTDEWLKSLSHSPANRLSIGIQSFDDRDLHYLNRVHSAAEAKAGIGKAIAAGFSNLSIDLIYGIPTLSDETWLENINTAVSLNIPHISAYALTVEEGTALDHLIRKGKYTPVDDEKAVTQFKLLMATLDQSGYEHYEISNFSLPGHYSRHNKAYWNDAKYLGIGPSAHSYDGRIRRWNVSNLGKYTEGISLGNGLFEFDKLTSTQHFNEYVMTSLRTMWGIDLAEVNKRFGQSCLDHLNRELKNPEIRGRIVTQDNKIVLTNEGKLFADRMAAGFFM; encoded by the coding sequence ATGGCGGGCATCTATCTTCACATCCCCTTTTGCAGGCAGAAATGCCATTACTGTAATTTCTATTCTCTGGCTACGAAAAAGTACAGAAATGAAATCGTAATTGCCATGAAAAGGGAAATTGAACTCAACAAAGATTTTTTCGGGGGGGAGCCGGTGCAGACCATTTATTTCGGAGGGGGAACGCCATCCCTTTTACCCGTTTCAGAACTGATTGAGCTGATAGAAAAGGTAAAAACAACATTTGAAGTTAGCGATGAGGCTGAAATCACCGTCGAAGCCAACCCGGACGATTTGACTGATGAGTGGCTGAAATCATTGTCACATTCGCCTGCAAACCGGCTTAGTATTGGCATCCAGTCATTCGATGACCGGGATTTACACTACCTTAACCGTGTCCATTCCGCCGCAGAGGCAAAGGCAGGCATCGGAAAAGCAATCGCTGCCGGTTTCTCAAACCTCAGCATCGACCTAATTTATGGCATTCCGACATTGAGTGATGAAACATGGTTGGAAAATATCAATACTGCCGTTTCGCTCAATATTCCTCACATATCAGCTTATGCCCTCACCGTTGAGGAGGGGACTGCCCTTGATCATTTGATCAGAAAAGGAAAATACACCCCTGTTGACGACGAAAAAGCTGTGACCCAGTTCAAACTGCTGATGGCCACTCTTGATCAGTCCGGTTACGAGCATTACGAAATATCAAATTTCTCGTTACCCGGGCACTATTCGCGTCATAATAAAGCATACTGGAACGATGCGAAATACCTGGGCATCGGCCCTTCGGCCCACTCATACGATGGCAGGATAAGGCGATGGAATGTGTCCAACCTGGGAAAATATACCGAAGGAATTTCCTTGGGAAACGGCCTTTTTGAATTTGATAAACTGACTTCCACCCAGCATTTTAACGAGTATGTGATGACCTCGCTGCGCACCATGTGGGGGATTGACCTGGCTGAGGTGAACAAGCGTTTCGGGCAATCCTGTCTGGACCATTTAAACAGGGAATTAAAAAATCCGGAAATCCGGGGACGGATAGTTACTCAGGACAACAAAATCGTACTCACCAATGAGGGCAAACTATTCGCCGACCGGATGGCTGCCGGGTTCTTCATGTGA
- a CDS encoding T9SS type A sorting domain-containing protein codes for MYLKKLHIGREILAITFFLFIALSLHSQIQVQGLIADNEGAASWNADGSGPEPYGVGHSTFTYYIASRDYVNPAAAAGAHVTSIGTDFPLFAQALTNNGFTPGQVIVKLGLASLGNDLEGEDWFTFGNEHHLNFYPISTLMTINGEPMISGITNYMMFNYGASTGWSWQMESNFFVAADASGNSSAAVKAVAAAFLLDVSGHELRFNFQSLGSTVPFTGNGRNGSYRNISGNIEKGRPELAFQGLAVNHEGFAGWDADGTGPEPKGDGHSSQKYYVASRNYDDIDPDPNAGFARLLGENGSGFQNFALQLQYRGFTPEQVKFKMGLRDIGEDIEGEDWSYIIPIHEVNFYHSDITAEINGEKVFGFVCDTATTYQNTSSPSLGWWGTSAITSVYDASANSSAAVQAIASSFFKDMQNRQIQTITTLSTYANETFSGNGRIGGGFWQINEAKMVAMPMKGTQVQPGEVSGHWTMAGHPYIVTGDITIPDGQTLVIDPGVWVKFSDRVRFKVYGAIKAVGDTSNLGKIVFTAVNPELGWGHFEFDQVNVANEWSVFKHCIFEWGSAALPVPWNQPYNCGGALALRDTDRVKIEDCLFHHNKALNNGYYTANGGAIALWNSNPVIQNCIFNNNHANWSGAISCAVGSSPDIVNCLFYGNKSLNNSVDGGGAILVAADANPRLLNNTFVNNHSNFSGGALEIYNGSNPDLINNIFWGNTSPANSQIYISSNDCNVDFKYNDIEGGQAGIGPYGIGSGVFENNIEADPVFVDALALNYQLGDGSPCIDAGIPDTTGLNLPPFDLLGNVRIWDGGVNGAIVDMGPYEYASVFPGIEKINPENSAFELTNYPNPFAGITTIEFVITENAMVEVAIYNQLGQLVTTLVNEELTAGTYQIAWQAGDAPEGIYLCRMKAGSKFLTNKIVKVE; via the coding sequence ATGTATTTAAAAAAATTACACATCGGACGGGAAATTTTAGCTATCACATTTTTCCTGTTTATCGCTCTCTCACTTCATTCCCAGATTCAGGTTCAGGGATTGATTGCCGACAACGAAGGAGCTGCTTCCTGGAATGCGGATGGAAGCGGACCTGAACCTTATGGAGTCGGGCATAGCACTTTTACCTATTATATTGCTTCGCGCGACTATGTTAACCCTGCAGCAGCAGCAGGCGCCCATGTAACAAGCATTGGTACTGACTTTCCGCTGTTTGCCCAGGCGCTCACCAACAATGGGTTCACACCGGGTCAGGTAATAGTTAAATTGGGACTGGCTTCCCTGGGAAATGACCTTGAGGGCGAGGACTGGTTTACATTCGGAAACGAGCACCATTTGAATTTTTATCCCATAAGCACCCTGATGACGATTAATGGTGAACCCATGATTTCAGGCATTACCAATTACATGATGTTTAATTATGGTGCTTCAACGGGTTGGTCGTGGCAAATGGAATCCAACTTTTTCGTTGCAGCGGACGCTTCGGGCAACAGCTCTGCTGCGGTTAAAGCAGTAGCAGCAGCCTTCCTGCTCGATGTTTCCGGCCATGAATTGCGCTTCAATTTTCAATCCTTAGGTTCGACAGTTCCTTTTACCGGCAACGGAAGAAATGGATCCTACCGCAATATCAGTGGTAATATTGAAAAAGGCCGCCCGGAGTTGGCTTTCCAGGGGCTTGCGGTAAACCATGAGGGTTTTGCCGGCTGGGATGCCGACGGCACCGGGCCGGAGCCCAAAGGGGACGGTCACAGCAGCCAGAAGTACTATGTTGCTTCGAGGAATTACGATGACATTGACCCCGATCCGAATGCCGGTTTTGCCAGATTGTTAGGTGAAAATGGATCCGGATTTCAAAATTTCGCCTTGCAGCTTCAATACAGGGGCTTTACGCCTGAACAGGTTAAATTTAAAATGGGACTTCGCGATATTGGCGAAGACATCGAAGGCGAAGACTGGAGCTATATTATTCCAATTCATGAAGTAAATTTCTATCATTCCGATATCACCGCTGAAATCAATGGCGAAAAAGTGTTTGGCTTTGTCTGCGACACGGCAACAACCTATCAAAACACCAGCAGTCCCAGCCTGGGATGGTGGGGAACATCGGCCATCACATCCGTTTACGATGCTTCCGCGAACAGTTCAGCAGCTGTACAGGCCATTGCATCTTCCTTTTTTAAAGATATGCAAAATCGGCAGATTCAAACCATTACAACGTTGTCAACCTATGCCAACGAAACCTTCAGCGGCAACGGAAGGATTGGTGGCGGCTTCTGGCAGATCAATGAGGCTAAGATGGTGGCCATGCCGATGAAAGGAACACAAGTACAGCCGGGTGAGGTTTCAGGGCACTGGACCATGGCCGGTCATCCATACATTGTTACCGGCGACATCACCATTCCTGATGGCCAGACACTGGTGATTGACCCGGGCGTTTGGGTCAAATTTAGCGACCGTGTTCGCTTTAAAGTGTATGGTGCTATCAAAGCTGTTGGTGATACGAGCAATTTAGGGAAAATAGTATTCACCGCTGTTAATCCTGAACTGGGCTGGGGGCATTTTGAGTTTGACCAGGTAAATGTAGCCAATGAATGGTCTGTTTTCAAACATTGCATTTTTGAATGGGGTTCTGCTGCGTTGCCAGTTCCCTGGAATCAACCCTATAACTGCGGAGGCGCACTTGCACTAAGAGATACCGACAGGGTAAAGATCGAAGACTGCCTGTTTCATCACAACAAAGCGCTGAACAATGGATATTATACTGCAAACGGAGGAGCTATTGCTTTGTGGAACAGCAACCCGGTGATCCAAAATTGTATTTTTAATAACAACCATGCCAATTGGTCCGGGGCTATCAGCTGCGCTGTTGGTTCTTCGCCCGATATTGTTAACTGCCTTTTTTATGGTAACAAATCGCTAAATAATTCTGTTGATGGTGGTGGAGCAATACTGGTGGCCGCAGATGCAAACCCAAGATTGCTCAATAATACTTTCGTAAATAACCATTCCAATTTCAGTGGAGGTGCTTTGGAGATTTACAATGGGTCAAATCCTGACCTTATCAACAACATCTTTTGGGGCAACACATCACCAGCAAACAGCCAGATATATATTTCGTCCAACGATTGCAACGTGGATTTCAAATACAACGACATCGAGGGCGGACAGGCAGGCATCGGCCCTTATGGTATCGGGAGCGGTGTGTTTGAAAACAACATAGAAGCTGATCCCGTTTTTGTCGATGCGTTGGCGCTGAACTACCAGTTGGGTGATGGCTCGCCGTGCATCGACGCCGGGATCCCTGATACAACCGGACTCAACCTTCCCCCGTTTGACCTCCTGGGGAATGTGCGTATCTGGGATGGCGGTGTTAACGGAGCAATTGTTGACATGGGACCTTACGAATATGCTTCAGTTTTCCCGGGAATTGAGAAAATCAATCCAGAAAATAGTGCTTTTGAACTCACCAACTACCCCAACCCCTTCGCCGG